A single genomic interval of Heterodontus francisci isolate sHetFra1 chromosome 45, sHetFra1.hap1, whole genome shotgun sequence harbors:
- the LOC137356295 gene encoding late histone H2A.L3-like — MSGRGKTSGKARSKAKSRSSRAGLQFPVGRVHRFLKKGNYAERVGAGAPVYLAAVLEYLTAEILELAGNAARDNKKTRIIPRHLQLAVRNDEELNRLLGGVTIAQGGVLPNIQAVLLPKKTSAPSTKGK, encoded by the coding sequence atgtctggaagagggaagaccagtggtaaagctcggtccaaggccaagtcccgctcctcccgagctggactgcagttcccggtgggccgtgttcacaggttccttaaaaagggcaactatgctgagcgggtgggtgccggagccccggtctatctggctgctgtgctcgagtatctgacagctgaaatcctcgagctggccggcaacgcggcccgggacaacaagaagacccgaatcatccccagacacctgcagctggccgtccgcaacgacgaggagctcaacaggctgctgggaggggtgacgatCGCACAAGGcggtgtgctgcctaatatccaggccgtgttgctgcccaagaaaaccagcgctccgagcacgaagggcaagtga